In a genomic window of Gloeocapsopsis dulcis:
- a CDS encoding type I glyceraldehyde-3-phosphate dehydrogenase, translating to MIRVAINGFGRIGRNFMRCWVGRENSNIDLVAINDTSDPRTNAHLLRYDTMLGTLKNADISADDNSIIVNGKTVKCTSDRNPENLPWKEWEIDLVIESTGVFTSREGATKHLNAGAKKVLITAPGKNDDGTFVFGVNHHDYDHNKHTIISNASCTTNCLAPIAKVLNERFGIIKGTMTTTHSYTGDQRLLDASHRDVRRARAAAMNIVPTSTGAAKAVALVLPDLKGKLNGVALRVPTPNVSMVDFVIQVEKATFAEEVNQALLDASENSLKGILAYSDLPLVSSDYQGHDASSIVDASLTLVMGGDMVKVMAWYDNEWGYSQRVLDLAELVGEKWN from the coding sequence GTGATTAGAGTCGCGATCAACGGTTTTGGACGCATCGGGCGCAATTTTATGCGCTGCTGGGTAGGTCGAGAAAATAGCAACATCGATCTGGTCGCTATCAACGATACTTCCGACCCACGAACCAACGCTCACCTACTCAGGTATGACACCATGCTGGGGACGTTGAAAAATGCTGATATCAGCGCTGATGATAATTCGATCATCGTTAATGGTAAGACCGTTAAATGTACATCAGATCGCAATCCAGAAAACTTGCCTTGGAAAGAATGGGAAATTGACCTGGTTATTGAATCAACAGGTGTTTTTACCAGCAGAGAAGGGGCAACAAAGCATTTAAATGCTGGCGCTAAAAAAGTATTAATTACTGCTCCTGGCAAAAATGACGATGGTACATTTGTATTTGGTGTAAATCATCACGACTACGACCACAATAAACACACCATTATCAGTAATGCGAGTTGTACTACCAACTGTCTTGCTCCCATTGCCAAAGTTCTCAACGAGAGATTTGGCATTATCAAAGGAACAATGACCACCACGCACAGCTACACTGGAGACCAGCGTTTACTTGATGCGAGTCACCGTGATGTGCGGCGGGCAAGAGCTGCAGCAATGAATATTGTACCCACTTCGACTGGGGCAGCTAAAGCAGTCGCGCTTGTCTTGCCAGATCTTAAGGGCAAGCTGAATGGAGTTGCGTTGCGCGTTCCTACTCCCAACGTATCCATGGTAGATTTTGTGATTCAGGTAGAGAAAGCAACCTTTGCTGAAGAAGTTAACCAAGCGCTCCTAGATGCTTCAGAAAACTCACTCAAAGGTATTTTGGCATATAGTGACTTGCCACTCGTTTCCTCTGACTATCAAGGTCACGATGCTTCTTCTATCGTCGATGCAAGTTTGACTTTGGTTATGGGTGGTGACATGGTGAAAGTCATGGCTTGGTATGACAATGAATGGGGTTACAGTCAGCGTGTATTAGACTTGGCAGAACTTGTAGGTGAAAAGTGGAACTAA
- the nadD gene encoding nicotinate (nicotinamide) nucleotide adenylyltransferase produces MNFDPSRDEMQYSRHKVGILGGTFDPVHWGHLLMAEAAVSQANLKQVIWVPTRHPHYKNATAFEHRWQMVQMAIADNPAFKIAPATVNSTESYAVQTLIDLKTLYPNTQWCWIVGLDAFETLPQWYRCQELATECHWLVAPRLPATLKIEQSTAIATHSQLRCEQIVQKLESQGLPITWQILHLPYVGISSSLIRALCRDRLSIRYLVPDAVRLYIEKHRLYSH; encoded by the coding sequence TTGAACTTTGACCCTAGCCGCGATGAAATGCAGTACTCAAGGCATAAAGTAGGAATTTTGGGGGGTACTTTTGACCCTGTACATTGGGGACATCTGCTGATGGCTGAAGCAGCTGTCAGTCAAGCTAATCTCAAACAAGTGATTTGGGTTCCCACGCGCCACCCGCATTACAAAAATGCCACGGCATTTGAGCATCGTTGGCAAATGGTACAAATGGCGATCGCCGATAATCCAGCTTTTAAAATTGCTCCCGCAACTGTGAACTCTACAGAATCTTATGCAGTTCAGACGCTCATTGATCTCAAAACACTTTATCCCAATACTCAATGGTGTTGGATTGTCGGTTTAGATGCCTTTGAAACTTTGCCCCAATGGTATCGTTGCCAAGAACTAGCAACTGAGTGCCATTGGTTAGTCGCACCCCGACTTCCAGCCACGCTCAAGATAGAGCAATCGACAGCGATCGCAACTCATAGTCAGTTACGTTGCGAACAAATTGTCCAAAAACTAGAATCACAAGGGTTGCCTATTACCTGGCAAATTTTGCATCTACCCTACGTAGGAATTTCATCAAGTTTAATTCGTGCTTTGTGTCGCGATCGCCTATCGATTCGATATTTAGTGCCAGACGCCGTGCGGCTGTATATTGAAAAACATCGGCTGTATTCACACTGA
- the thiL gene encoding thiamine-phosphate kinase, which yields MSKPEPTTFVKDIGEKGLLERLQQFCPPEVVGDDAAVITTQSGTLVVTTDMLVDGVHFSDRTTTPEDAGWRAAAANLSDLAAMGASPLGITVALGVPNNTPVNWIERLYQGITQCLQTFDTFVIGGDVCRSPVMTISITAFGEVQPERIIRRSTAQVEDAIVVTGVHGASRAGLELLLQPEIRQSFSNSAQQKFIQAHQRPQPRLDVLPILWEVISQFQLKTDSECKIHVAGMDSSDGLADAIVQLCQMSQVGAKVERSQIPLADELKDWSSLQALDWALYGGEDFELVLCLPPAIAQALVERLGNQAAIIGEIIEEPGVYLTDRTGKTPGEVLNLNRGFQHF from the coding sequence ATGTCAAAACCTGAACCGACAACTTTCGTCAAAGATATCGGAGAAAAAGGGTTGTTAGAGCGCTTACAGCAATTTTGTCCACCTGAAGTTGTGGGAGATGATGCCGCAGTAATTACAACGCAATCAGGGACTTTAGTTGTAACGACAGATATGTTAGTTGATGGAGTCCATTTTAGCGATCGCACAACCACTCCTGAAGATGCTGGCTGGCGTGCGGCTGCGGCGAATTTGTCTGACTTAGCCGCCATGGGTGCTTCTCCTTTAGGCATCACTGTTGCGTTAGGAGTTCCTAACAATACTCCAGTCAACTGGATTGAGCGACTGTATCAAGGAATAACACAATGCCTGCAAACGTTTGATACTTTTGTGATTGGAGGCGATGTCTGCCGTTCTCCGGTAATGACAATATCAATTACAGCATTTGGAGAAGTTCAACCTGAACGTATTATCCGTCGTTCTACTGCTCAAGTAGAAGATGCCATAGTTGTGACTGGAGTTCACGGTGCTTCGCGTGCTGGATTAGAGTTGTTGCTACAGCCAGAAATAAGACAAAGCTTCAGCAACAGTGCGCAGCAAAAGTTCATTCAAGCTCATCAACGTCCGCAACCGCGATTAGACGTGCTACCAATTTTGTGGGAAGTGATATCTCAATTTCAACTTAAAACCGATTCTGAATGCAAAATTCATGTTGCAGGAATGGACAGTAGTGATGGCTTAGCCGATGCAATAGTACAATTGTGTCAAATGAGCCAGGTTGGAGCAAAAGTTGAACGCAGTCAAATTCCTTTAGCTGATGAACTAAAAGATTGGTCATCACTACAAGCATTAGATTGGGCGTTGTATGGTGGTGAAGATTTTGAGTTAGTCTTATGCCTACCTCCAGCGATCGCTCAAGCGTTAGTAGAACGCCTAGGCAACCAAGCAGCTATTATTGGTGAAATTATCGAGGAACCTGGCGTTTATTTGACTGATCGCACAGGAAAAACCCCCGGTGAAGTTTTGAATCTCAATCGGGGATTTCAACATTTTTAG
- the ispD gene encoding 2-C-methyl-D-erythritol 4-phosphate cytidylyltransferase — translation MHLLIPAAGIGRRMGSDRNKLLLSLRSQSLISWTLLAVEASQHISWVGIIAQSSDWSDIKEALAALSLTKPIQLIVGGATRQESVYNGLQALPNEAKQVLIHDGARCLATPELLDYCAEEIRHCSGLIAAVPVKDTIKVVDSTGIIQSTPDRRNLWAAQTPQAFDVEQLKQCHEVARRQGWEVTDDAALFERCGLTVKIVEGEETNLKLTTPVDLAIAEFILQQRLEQNVKT, via the coding sequence GTGCATTTATTGATTCCAGCAGCTGGAATAGGACGTCGGATGGGTAGCGATCGCAATAAACTGCTTTTATCCTTGCGATCGCAATCTTTGATTAGCTGGACGCTACTTGCAGTAGAAGCAAGTCAACACATTAGCTGGGTAGGTATTATTGCACAGTCTTCAGATTGGTCAGATATTAAAGAAGCTTTAGCAGCTTTATCACTCACGAAACCAATACAACTGATTGTCGGGGGAGCTACCCGTCAAGAATCTGTTTACAATGGCTTGCAGGCACTACCAAACGAAGCAAAACAAGTCCTGATTCATGATGGTGCGAGGTGTCTTGCTACGCCAGAATTGCTAGATTATTGTGCAGAGGAAATTCGCCACTGTTCGGGTTTAATTGCGGCTGTACCTGTAAAAGACACGATTAAGGTTGTTGACAGTACTGGCATTATTCAAAGTACACCTGATAGGCGTAACCTGTGGGCGGCGCAAACTCCCCAAGCCTTTGATGTTGAACAACTAAAACAATGTCATGAAGTCGCACGCCGCCAAGGATGGGAAGTTACTGATGATGCTGCTTTGTTTGAAAGGTGTGGTCTCACAGTCAAAATTGTAGAAGGCGAAGAAACAAATTTAAAGCTGACAACTCCGGTAGATTTAGCGATCGCAGAATTTATTCTGCAACAAAGGCTAGAGCAAAATGTCAAAACCTGA
- the murB gene encoding UDP-N-acetylmuramate dehydrogenase: MNISQANLSSIDSQASPLLVTLNDSVSGAKTILPNTNCVIKSQIPLATLTSFRVGGPAEWYVAPRNLAELQASLIWAKTEGLAVTLLGAGSNLLVSDRGIPGLVISTRHLRHSEFNLITGQVTVAAGEPLPRLAWQAAERGWQGLEWAVGIPGSVGGAVVMNAGAHRSCIADILVSAQVLSIDGEVETLTPQQLEYRYRTSVLQGHIAASLGKPLRLVTQATFQLQPGADPEQVLSTTSQHLEQRRTTQPYHLPSCGSVFRNPRPYTAGWLIEQIGLKGYKIGNAQIAERHANFILNCGGAKASDILQLINYVQAQVQQHWSILLEPEVKILGEFE, encoded by the coding sequence ATGAATATTTCGCAAGCAAATCTGAGTTCTATTGATAGTCAGGCTTCTCCCTTGCTAGTGACGCTGAACGATAGCGTTAGTGGAGCTAAAACAATATTACCCAACACTAATTGTGTCATTAAATCTCAAATTCCCTTAGCAACGCTTACTTCATTTCGGGTAGGTGGTCCAGCCGAATGGTATGTAGCACCACGCAATTTAGCAGAATTACAAGCAAGTTTAATCTGGGCGAAAACCGAGGGTTTAGCAGTAACGTTGTTAGGGGCGGGTTCCAATTTACTCGTGAGTGATCGCGGAATTCCAGGGTTAGTGATTAGTACACGTCACTTACGTCATAGTGAATTCAACTTGATTACAGGTCAAGTGACAGTTGCTGCCGGAGAGCCTTTACCGCGTTTGGCATGGCAAGCCGCTGAACGTGGTTGGCAAGGTTTAGAATGGGCTGTGGGCATTCCTGGTAGTGTTGGTGGTGCTGTCGTGATGAATGCTGGCGCGCATAGAAGCTGTATAGCTGATATTTTGGTGAGTGCGCAAGTTTTGTCTATTGATGGTGAAGTAGAAACTCTCACACCTCAACAATTAGAATACCGCTATCGCACATCTGTGCTGCAAGGACATATTGCTGCTAGCTTGGGTAAACCATTACGCCTTGTTACTCAAGCAACCTTTCAACTGCAACCTGGTGCTGATCCTGAACAAGTACTATCAACAACTAGCCAACACCTAGAACAACGCCGCACGACTCAACCATACCATCTACCAAGTTGTGGTAGTGTATTTCGCAATCCTAGACCGTACACTGCCGGATGGTTAATTGAGCAAATAGGTCTTAAAGGCTACAAAATTGGCAACGCACAAATTGCCGAACGGCACGCAAATTTTATCTTGAACTGTGGCGGTGCTAAAGCTAGTGATATCCTGCAACTCATTAATTACGTTCAAGCCCAAGTACAACAGCACTGGTCAATTCTATTAGAGCCAGAAGTCAAAATTTTGGGTGAATTTGAGTAA
- the murC gene encoding UDP-N-acetylmuramate--L-alanine ligase, translating into MLLNSVDFSGKPFHFIGIGGIGMSALAYILAKRKLPVSGSDIRSSHITQRLQALGVNIFDKQEATNLTFFQPRNTSDCQELLTPKTRANSTFVLLTEPYNPVDSLITNTPALPQVICSTAINTSNLEYRAALDLGCPIFHRSDLLAALIQDYQSIAVAGTHGKTTTSSMVGYMLLQAKLDPTIVVGGEVNAWEGNARLGQSRYLVAEADESDGSLVKLSAAIGVVTNIELDHPDHYGTLEEVVQTFQIFADRCQTLIGCIDCETVRDRLQPSISYSLRPDANADYTVTDVEYSADGTIARVWERGEVLGVLNLRLLGQHNLSNALAAVAVGRLLGLDFTTIAASIASFAGARRRFELRGETNGILFIDDYAHHPSEIRATLAAARLQAKDLRIVAVFQPHRYSRTLAFLPEFAQSFTHADIAVVSEIYSAGEPNLGQISGEKLAQMIAEYHPQVTFKPTLTAICEYLTQTLRPGDLALFLGAGNLNQVIPEVMNSIRQSRGVEEK; encoded by the coding sequence ATGCTACTGAATTCTGTTGATTTTAGCGGTAAGCCTTTTCATTTTATTGGTATTGGTGGTATTGGAATGTCTGCCCTTGCCTACATTCTTGCCAAGCGTAAACTCCCTGTGTCAGGTTCGGATATTCGTTCTAGCCACATTACGCAGCGGTTACAGGCACTAGGAGTTAATATATTTGATAAGCAAGAAGCAACAAACCTGACATTTTTCCAGCCACGAAATACATCTGATTGTCAAGAACTGCTAACTCCAAAAACGCGGGCAAATAGTACCTTCGTACTATTAACCGAGCCTTATAACCCAGTAGACAGTTTAATTACGAATACGCCAGCCTTACCTCAAGTTATTTGTTCAACTGCTATTAATACAAGTAATTTAGAGTATCGTGCTGCCCTAGATTTAGGCTGTCCAATTTTTCATCGTTCGGATCTTTTAGCAGCATTAATTCAAGATTATCAAAGTATTGCTGTTGCAGGAACTCACGGCAAAACAACAACAAGTAGCATGGTTGGATATATGCTACTGCAAGCAAAGCTCGATCCTACAATTGTTGTGGGTGGTGAAGTCAACGCCTGGGAAGGTAATGCCAGGTTAGGACAAAGCCGATATCTTGTTGCTGAAGCAGATGAATCTGATGGATCGCTCGTCAAACTTTCGGCTGCAATTGGTGTAGTTACTAACATTGAACTCGATCACCCCGATCATTATGGAACGTTGGAAGAAGTCGTGCAAACGTTCCAAATTTTTGCCGATCGCTGTCAAACTTTAATAGGATGTATTGATTGTGAGACAGTCCGCGATCGCCTCCAACCCTCGATCAGCTATAGCCTTCGTCCTGATGCCAACGCAGATTACACTGTTACTGATGTCGAGTACAGTGCAGACGGTACAATTGCTCGCGTTTGGGAAAGAGGCGAAGTACTTGGTGTTCTCAACTTACGTTTATTAGGTCAGCATAATCTGAGCAACGCTCTTGCTGCTGTTGCTGTAGGTAGATTGCTGGGTTTAGACTTTACAACGATTGCTGCTAGTATTGCATCCTTTGCTGGTGCCCGCCGCCGCTTTGAACTGCGCGGAGAAACAAACGGTATCTTGTTTATTGATGATTACGCACATCACCCAAGTGAAATTCGTGCTACTCTCGCTGCAGCTCGTCTACAAGCAAAAGACCTCCGAATTGTTGCGGTGTTTCAACCACATCGTTACAGCCGTACTCTTGCCTTTTTACCAGAGTTCGCACAATCTTTCACTCATGCCGATATCGCTGTCGTTAGTGAGATATACAGTGCTGGTGAACCTAACTTAGGGCAAATTAGTGGGGAAAAACTTGCCCAGATGATTGCCGAATATCACCCACAAGTTACTTTTAAGCCTACCTTGACTGCGATTTGTGAATATCTTACCCAAACGTTACGTCCAGGGGATCTTGCTCTTTTTCTTGGAGCTGGAAACTTAAATCAAGTGATTCCAGAAGTGATGAACTCGATTCGCCAATCTAGGGGAGTCGAGGAGAAGTAA